The following proteins are co-located in the Candidatus Nitrotoga sp. AM1P genome:
- a CDS encoding NAD(P)H-dependent oxidoreductase encodes MKILVILGHPRSPSLCSALANAYENGVLAAGMEIEKIDLGAIDFDLDVHPVSPRDQPLEPDLERALQLITWADHITFIYPAWWGVGPARLKGFLDRILLPGFAFRERDDGHFEGLLTGKTAHLITTLDMPSWVYRFIYRAPGHNAMKRSALGFCGITTTRILALGPVKDSEPVQRAQWLEQARGLGFSLRNGASSYVDRVTTKLKAWLKALRLQFYPMTWMAYTVGALGAAAATGDWNPSVYWLGYACLFFLEAATVFTNDWFDYESDRCNRHFGPFTGGSRVLVDKNLSFGELRVGIVISLMAAAACTGLLMDYLAGNSAVPIVILIMTVLGLGYTAPPLKLAWRGLGELNVAVTHSFGVILCGYIFQGGEWNSPFPWLISLPLLLAVMPAIILSGIPDFEADKQAGKRTLVVRLGLGWTALLALVLAAAAPLVVVLIKDQPALRGSFEGLLPWVLPHICLLGFLIYRAWRQEQLCGRIDGLMVASLTYIIWFGLIPLLHLK; translated from the coding sequence ATGAAGATACTTGTGATCTTGGGACATCCACGTAGCCCCAGCCTATGTTCCGCCCTTGCAAACGCCTATGAAAATGGCGTGCTAGCGGCTGGTATGGAAATTGAGAAGATAGATTTGGGGGCGATAGACTTCGACCTTGACGTACATCCGGTTTCGCCGCGGGATCAGCCACTGGAACCTGATCTGGAACGCGCCTTGCAGCTCATCACGTGGGCAGATCATATAACTTTTATCTATCCTGCCTGGTGGGGAGTAGGGCCGGCTCGTCTTAAAGGATTTCTCGACCGAATACTGTTACCGGGATTTGCTTTCAGAGAACGTGATGACGGCCACTTCGAGGGGCTGCTGACCGGCAAGACAGCCCATCTCATCACCACGTTAGATATGCCGTCTTGGGTTTACCGATTCATCTATCGCGCCCCCGGTCATAATGCCATGAAGCGATCCGCGTTGGGCTTCTGTGGGATCACTACTACCCGCATTCTTGCGCTGGGTCCAGTAAAGGACTCCGAGCCGGTTCAACGGGCCCAGTGGTTGGAACAAGCTCGAGGACTCGGTTTTTCCTTAAGAAATGGTGCCTCAAGCTATGTCGACCGTGTTACCACTAAGCTAAAAGCATGGCTCAAGGCGTTACGGCTCCAATTTTATCCGATGACCTGGATGGCCTATACGGTAGGCGCATTGGGCGCGGCCGCGGCTACTGGAGACTGGAATCCATCGGTCTACTGGCTGGGTTATGCCTGTCTGTTCTTTCTGGAGGCAGCCACGGTATTTACCAATGATTGGTTCGACTATGAAAGCGACCGGTGCAACCGTCATTTCGGCCCCTTTACTGGTGGCTCTCGGGTACTTGTGGATAAAAATCTAAGTTTCGGTGAACTACGTGTAGGCATCGTAATATCATTGATGGCCGCCGCGGCCTGTACCGGCTTGCTCATGGATTATCTTGCAGGCAACAGTGCTGTACCTATCGTTATACTCATAATGACAGTGTTAGGACTGGGTTATACCGCGCCTCCCCTGAAGCTCGCCTGGCGTGGTTTGGGGGAACTCAATGTGGCTGTCACCCACAGCTTTGGTGTAATACTGTGCGGCTATATATTTCAAGGTGGGGAATGGAACAGCCCCTTTCCTTGGCTCATTAGCCTGCCGCTGCTTCTGGCGGTAATGCCGGCCATCATCCTCTCAGGTATCCCGGACTTCGAGGCAGATAAACAAGCTGGCAAGCGCACCTTGGTAGTACGCCTGGGATTAGGCTGGACAGCGCTGCTAGCTCTGGTACTGGCCGCCGCGGCACCATTGGTCGTGGTACTCATCAAAGATCAGCCGGCTTTGCGCGGGAGCTTTGAAGGATTGCTACCGTGGGTGCTGCCCCATATTTGTCTGCTCGGATTTCTGATTTACCGTGCCTGGAGACAAGAACAGCTATGCGGCCGCATTGATGGACTGATGGTGGCATCGCTGACCTATATCATTTGGTTTGGGTTAATTCCCTTGTTGCATTTGAAATGA